The stretch of DNA CCGAGAGGAACTTCGAGACGCAGCGATAAAGCGGGCTGCGTACATCACATCCTATATTCTGGATGAACTTGACCTCCCTCCCAGCGATGTCACTCCTGTTACTCGGTAGAACTTTGCCCGGCAGGGGGTTTGCATTCGAAGGTGAATTTGCTATAACCCACACACGGTCTACTTGAGAGCCATGCTTCTGGGCAGCGTCACATCATCACTTGGAAATGCCACCTGGTTTTTGCTGGAAGGAGGAACGTCTGTGAAATTCTATTCATTGTCATCCCACGGAATGTGGATTCGGTCCGTCGCGTTGGTCATGGTCTTGGCATTGCTCACTGTCTCCGCTATTGATCCTGCTTGGGGTCAAGACAGTCAGCCCGTCACATCCCCCATGTCAAGTGACTCAGAAGGTGGCAATGCCTCTGGTGCCGGCATGCAAGCTGCCGCCTTTTTTTCGACTCTCCTCTATACTCCCTTGAAGCTGGCCTTTGCGATCGGAGGAGGCATCGTGGGAGGCCTGGCTTATGCGTTCTCAGGCGGAAATGAGCAGGCTGCGAAGAGCATCTGGCATACCAGCATGTATGGAACCTATCTCATTACACCAGACCATCTCCGGGGCGATCGGCCCGTTCGTTTCCTCGGTGTCGCGGACCAAACGGATGAACCGGCGATTGCACAACCGGCGCCAGCACCCGCACCAGCCCCTGAACCAGTCCGCTGACGATGAAACCCATCATCGGCGTCACGCCTGACTACAACGCCGGTGATCGGAAGGAATGGGGCGGGCGGGAACCAACCTATTTTCTTCGGGCGAGGTATATTCGAGCGATTGAAGAAACGGGTGGCATCCCGCTCATTCTCCCTCTGGTGACCGACCGAGCAGCCCGAGACCGGCTTCTGCACGATGTCGATGGGCTCTTGCTGACGGGAAGCGGACCCGACCTTCCTCCTGCTCTCTATGGTGAACGTCAACGGTATACCTTCCGCGTCATGAGCAAGCGCCGTTCGACCTTCGAGCTGGACATGGTGCGATTAGCGCGAAAGACGAACGTGCCCGTGCTCGGTATTTGCGGCGGGATGCAAACCATGAACGTCGCGTGCGGAGGCAGTCTGTTTCAAGACATTCCGTCCCAATTCGCAACATCGCTCCAACATCGACAACTGAAACCAGCGACCGCACTGTCTCACGCGATCACGATCACGCCGGGAAGTTTGCTGCGCCGAATCATGCATACGGTCACTCTGCGCGTGAATAGCTCCCACCATCAATCGGTAAAAGCAGTCGCACCGTCGTTAGTGGCAAGCGCAGTGGCGTCCGACGGGGTCATCGAAGCGATCGAATCGCCCACCCATCGCTTTTTCCTCGGCATCCAGTGGCACCCAGAGTTCCTCTTCGATCGCTACCGCCTCCATCGACGTCTCTTCGAAGCCTTTCTGCGTGCCGCCTCTCGCCGGACGGGATAAGCGGGATCGGAGAACCGCTTGATCGACCAGCCGGATTGTCGAACATCGCCTGCTATACTTGGTCAATATGGGCAACCATGTCCTCGATCAAGCGGGATCGACTGCGATACCCTCTCGCGCCGAGGGATCGGTGATTAACCGTCTTTTTCGCACGAAACCAATTCCCCAGATCCTCGCGGATGCGGAGCACCCGGATCACCGGCTTAGGAAAACCCTCACGGCCTGGGACCTCACCTGTCTCGGGATCGGCGCCATCATCGGGACAGGCATCTTCGTCCTCATCGGCACTGCGGTCGTAGGTGATAGCCACCGGCCCGGCGCCGGACCAGGAATCATCCTGTCGTTCATTTTGTCGGGAGTGACTTGTGCACTTGCCGCTCTCTGCTATGCAGAATTTTCCGCCATGATTCCAGTCGCCGGGAGTGCCTACACCTATTCCTACGCGACGCTGGGGGAGTTTCTTGCCTGGCTCACCGGGTGGAATTTGATTCTGGAATACGGTGTGGCCTGTGTCGCGGTCGCTATTGGATGGTCGGGATACTTCAACAATCTATTGAAACTCGCCGGACTCGAACTGCCTTACTGGGCGACACATGCACCGGGA from Nitrospiraceae bacterium encodes:
- a CDS encoding gamma-glutamyl-gamma-aminobutyrate hydrolase family protein — encoded protein: MKPIIGVTPDYNAGDRKEWGGREPTYFLRARYIRAIEETGGIPLILPLVTDRAARDRLLHDVDGLLLTGSGPDLPPALYGERQRYTFRVMSKRRSTFELDMVRLARKTNVPVLGICGGMQTMNVACGGSLFQDIPSQFATSLQHRQLKPATALSHAITITPGSLLRRIMHTVTLRVNSSHHQSVKAVAPSLVASAVASDGVIEAIESPTHRFFLGIQWHPEFLFDRYRLHRRLFEAFLRAASRRTG